One segment of Pelecanus crispus isolate bPelCri1 chromosome 2, bPelCri1.pri, whole genome shotgun sequence DNA contains the following:
- the LOC104033789 gene encoding putative 2-ketogluconate reductase isoform X2, which produces MAEEELPGVLVLDVGGTHGVLENLAALLKEHFRLITMKEFLENKKEMSKKIQSVFVLECRPNIDQELLESLPNLKVIGNFGVGVDHLDLKMISNFGVKVTNTPHAVADPTADIGIALMLASARRLVEGCQIAVSPDTKYFAVDWLGVEVTRATLGIIGMGSIGYKVAQRARAFDMRILYHNRNRRRKEEEEAVGAHYCEKMEDLLQQSDFVMLVVNLTPETHRLIGKKELGLMKPTATLINISRGAVIDQDALVEALQNKVIRAAALDVTYPEPLPRDHPLLKLNNIIITPHIGTATVRASRMMAEEAIANMLAVLNGQPIPSEVFPK; this is translated from the exons ATGGCAGAAGAAGAGTTGCCAGGCGTTTTGGTTCTGGATGTAGGAGGAACTCATGGTGTGCTAGAAAACCTTGCAGCACTTTTGAAGGAACACTTCCGCCTTATCACCATGAAGGaatttcttgaaaacaaaaaagaaatgagcaaaAAAATCCAATCTGTTTTCGTGCTTGAGTGCAGGCCAAATATTGACCAGGAGCTTCTAGAAAGCCTGCCTAATTTAAAGGTAATTGGAAACTTTGGGGTTGGAGTAGATCACTTAGACTTGAAAATGATTTCTAACTTTGGCGTAAAAGTGACCAACACTCCACATGCCGTGGCGGACCCAACAGCAGACATAGGAATAGCCTTGATGCTGGCCTCTGCCAGAAGACTAGTGGAAg GCTGCCAGATTGCGGTTTCTCCAGACACGAAGTATTTTGCTGTTGACTGGCTGGGAGTGGAAGTAACCAGAGCGACACTTGGGATCATCGGGATGGGCAGCATTGGCTACAAAGTGGCTCAGAGAGCCAGAGCCTTCGACATGAGGATCCTGTACCATAACAGGAACCGGAG aagaaaggaggaggaagaggcagttGGTGCCCACTACTGTGAGAAGATGGAAGACTTGCTGCAGCAATCTGACTTTGTTATGTTGGTTGTGAACCTGACTCCTGAGACTCACAGACTGATTGGGAAAAAGGAACTGGGGCTGATGAAACCCACAGCTACTCTTATAAACATCAGCAGAG GTGCAGTTATTGATCAGGATGCATTGGTAGAAGCTCTCCAGAATAAGGTTATTAGGGCTGCCGCTCTGGACGTGACATACCCTGAGCCTCTACCAAG AGATCAtcctttattaaaattaaataacatCATCATAACCCCTCACATTGGAACTGCAACAGTCCGAGCTAGCCGTATGATGGCAGAAGAAGCAATAGCAAATATGCTGGCTGTTCTCAATGGCCAACCCATTCCCAGTGAAGTGTTTCCCAAATGA